Proteins from a single region of Arctopsyche grandis isolate Sample6627 chromosome 1, ASM5162203v2, whole genome shotgun sequence:
- the LOC143916126 gene encoding chymotrypsin-2-like, which produces MLKTSLLFLIFAVVGLYGAPTENADGLTEWDWRIVGGSTAANGAAPYQVSLRSASNAHFCGGTIITSRTILTAAHCLVGRSTANTLVVVGTNTLNSGGTRYASSALRIHASYNQNSLANDIALVIVSSTIVTSTTVRAVPPGSGIVGDGVTVTLTGWGTTSYPGNTPNSLQIINLRSITVASCRSALSSVGSVFETNLCTFTRAGEGACHGDSGGPLVAGGSVVGIVSWGSPCARGLPDVFTRVSSYISWIQANQV; this is translated from the exons ATGCTGAAGACATCGCTTTTATTCCTCATCTTCGCCGTGGTGGGTCTCTACG GAGCCCCCACTGAAAATGCCGATGGACTGACCGAGTGGGACTGGAGGATCGTCGGTGGATCCACAGCAGCCAATGGTGCTGCTCCTTACCAAGTCTCCCTCAGGTCTGCTTCCAACGCTCACTTCTGCGGAGGCACCATCATCACCTCCAGGACCATCCTCACTGCTGCCCATTGCCTCGTCGG CCGATCCACCGCCAACACTCTTGTCGTCGTTGGAACCAACACTTTGAACTCTGGAGGTACTAGGTACGCATCTTCCGCTTTGAGGATCCATGCTTCCTACAACCAAAACAGTCTCGCCAACGACATTGCCTTGGTCATCGTCAGCTCAACCATCGTCACCAGCACCACCGTCAGAGCTGTGCCACCAGGCTCAGGAATCGTCGGCGACGGAGTTACTGTCACCCTCACCGGATGGGGAACCACCTCA TACCCTGGAAACACACCCAACAGCCTCCAAATCATCAACTTGAGAAGTATCACCGTTGCCAGCTGTAGATCTGCCCTCTCAAGCGTCGGCAGCGTATTCGAAACCAACTTGTGCACATTCACCAGAGCCGGAGAAGGTGCTTGCCAC GGTGATTCTGGTGGTCCATTGGTTGCTGGAGGAAGCGTTGTCGGTATTGTATCCTGGGGATCTCCATGCGCCAGAGGATTGCCTGATGTCTTCACCAGAGTCAGCTCATACATTTCTTGGATTCAAGCCAATCAAGTCTAA
- the LOC143922364 gene encoding chymotrypsin-2-like isoform X2, whose product MFKATVFFVLALFSAIHGLPVESEWDWRVVGGSNAGNGAVPYQVSLRSSSNSHFCGGSIISPRTILTAAHCLNGRTASNTVVVVGTNTLNAGGTTYQATSLKIKEDYIPAFIINDIGLVILSQDIEFGDKVKAIELGRDYTDGGATVVLSGWGTTSYPGTAPNDLQIISLLTQTYEQCKSAHSRLVVESQICTLTKAGEGACHGDSGGPLTAGGKVVGIVSWGMPCAIGYPDVFTRVSSFTAWIDSNKA is encoded by the exons ATGTTCAAAGCAACGGTCTTCTTTGTGCTCGCACTTTTCAGTGCTATTCACG GTTTACCCGTGGAGTCCGAATGGGACTGGAGAGTGGTCGGTGGATCCAATGCAGGTAATGGAGCTGTTCCATATCAAGTATCCCTTCGCTCGTCATCCAATTCCCATTTCTGTGGTGGTTCCATCATCTCACCAAGGACCATTTTGACTGCTGCTCACTGTTTGAATGG GCGTACAGCATCAAACACTGTCGTTGTGGTTGGAACAAATACATTGAATGCTGGAGGCACCACATATCAAGCCACATCTCTCAAAATTAAAGAAGACTATATTCCTGCATTTATCATTAATGATATTGGATTAGTAATTCTCAGTCAAGATATCGAATTTGGTGATAAAGTAAAAGCAATTGAACTAGGACGAGACTACACTGATGGAGGAGCTACTGTTGTACTTTCTGGATGGGGAACTACATCT tacCCAGGAACGGCTCCTAATGATCTTCAAATCATCAGTCTTTTGACTCAAACCTACGAACAATGTAAGTCAGCGCATTCGAGACTAGTTGTTGAATCTCAAATATGTACTCTGACCAAGGCTGGAGAAGGTGCTTGCCAC GGAGATTCTGGTGGTCCCCTGACAGCTGGTGGAAAAGTTGTGGGCATCGTATCATGGGGCATGCCTTGTGCAATAGGATACCCAGATGTCTTCACCCGAGTTAGTTCGTTCACAGCTTGGATCGATTCAAATAAAGCTTAA
- the LOC143917617 gene encoding chymotrypsin-1-like: MLKNICYIAIFLLATCHGKPFKLNERIIGGSDAPNGSAPYLATLRYNTNEHFCGGSIITPHTILTASHCIFGLAAFRTFAVVGTNTLDAGGIRYQVSSFRIHPAFDPNKLTNDVGLVIIDAEIVFNDRVHPIEMYTEELGHGLPVTLNGWGSVEFLQGNSNDLQTIDLQTISMEMCYEYLNWIFPILESQICTLTVDREGACFGDSGSSLLFQGRVAGIVSWGVPCGVGYPDVYTRTNSFIPWIEENKV, from the exons ATGTTGAAGAATATTTGTTACATTGCTATTTTTCTTTTGGCTACGTGTCacg GAAAACCTTTCAAATTGAATGAGCGCATAATTGGAGGATCTGATGCACCAAATGGTTCGGCACCATACCTAGCCACACTGCGCTACAATACCAATGAGCATTTTTGCGGTGGATCCATCATCACACCTCACACCATATTGACAGCATCTCACTGCATATTCGG CTTAGCAGCTTTCAGAACATTTGCAGTTGTTGGCACGAACACTTTAGATGCAGGCGGAATCCGATACCAAGTCTCCAGCTTTCGAATTCATCCCGCGTTTGATCCAAACAAACTTACCAACGATGTCGGTTTAGTCATCATCGATGCAGAGATCGTATTCAATGACAGAGTGCATCCGATTGAAATGTACACCGAAGAATTAGGACACGGATTGCCCGTCACGTTGAACGGTTGGGGAAGCGTAGAG tttttgcAAGGCAACTCGAATGATCTTCAAACCATTGATTTACAAACAATATCGATGGAGATGTGTTATGAATATTTGAATTGGATATTCCCAATTCTTGAAAGCCAGATTTGTACACTCACCGTAGACAGAGAAGGCGCCTGCTtt GGAGATTCTGGAAGTTCGCTGCTATTTCAAGGAAGAGTTGCAGGAATTGTATCTTGGGGAGTGCCGTGTGGTGTAGGTTATCCGGATGTATATACAAGAACGAATTCATTCATACCGTGGATAGaagaaaataaagtataa
- the LOC143922380 gene encoding chymotrypsin-2-like gives MFKATVFFVLALFSAIHGLPVESEWDWRVVGGSNADDGAVPYQVSLRSSFNSHFCGGSIISPRTILTAAHCLAGRSASNTVVVVGTNTLNAGGTRYQATSLKVKEDYNARDIINDLGLVILSQDIEFGDKVKAIELGRDYTDGGATVVLSGWGTTSYPGTAPNNLQIISLLTQTYEQCKSANAAVNIVVESQICTLTKRGEGACHGDSGGPLTAGGKVVGIVSWGMPCAVGFPDVFTRVSSFTTWIDSNKA, from the exons ATGTTCAAAGCAACGGTTTTCTTTGTGCTCGCACTCTTCAGTGCTATTCACG GTTTACCTGTGGAGTCCGAATGGGACTGGAGAGTGGTCGGTGGATCCAATGCAGATGATGGAGCTGTTCCATATCAAGTATCTCTTCGCTCATCATTCAATTCCCACTTCTGTGGTGGTTCCATCATCTCACCAAGAACTATTTTGACTGCTGCTCACTGTCTGGCTGG GCGTTCAGCATCAAACACTGTCGTTGTGGTTGGAACAAATACATTGAATGCTGGAGGCACCAGATATCAAGCCACATCTCTCAAAGTTAAAGAAGACTACAATGCTAGAGATATCATTAATGATCTTGGATTAGTAATTCTCAGTCAAGATATCGAATTTGGTGATAAAGTAAAAGCAATTGAACTAGGACGAGACTACACTGATGGAGGAGCTACTGTTGTACTTTCTGGATGGGGAACTACATCT tacCCAGGAACGGCTCCTAATAATCTTCAAATCATAAGCCTTTTGACTCAAACCTATGAACAATGTAAATCAGCGAATGCGGCAGTCAATATTGTTGTTGAATCCCAAATATGTACTCTGACCAAGCGTGGAGAAGGTGCTTGCCAT GGAGATTCTGGTGGTCCCCTGACAGCTGGTGGAAAAGTTGTGGGCATCGTATCATGGGGCATGCCTTGTGCAGTAGGATTCCCTGATGTCTTCACTCGAGTTAGTTCGTTCACAACTTGGATCGATTCAAACAAAGCTTAA
- the LOC143922364 gene encoding chymotrypsin-2-like isoform X1, whose product MFKATVFFVLALFSAIHVLTVTGLPVESEWDWRVVGGSNAGNGAVPYQVSLRSSSNSHFCGGSIISPRTILTAAHCLNGRTASNTVVVVGTNTLNAGGTTYQATSLKIKEDYIPAFIINDIGLVILSQDIEFGDKVKAIELGRDYTDGGATVVLSGWGTTSYPGTAPNDLQIISLLTQTYEQCKSAHSRLVVESQICTLTKAGEGACHGDSGGPLTAGGKVVGIVSWGMPCAIGYPDVFTRVSSFTAWIDSNKA is encoded by the exons ATGTTCAAAGCAACGGTCTTCTTTGTGCTCGCACTTTTCAGTGCTATTCACG TTTTAACTGTTACAGGTTTACCCGTGGAGTCCGAATGGGACTGGAGAGTGGTCGGTGGATCCAATGCAGGTAATGGAGCTGTTCCATATCAAGTATCCCTTCGCTCGTCATCCAATTCCCATTTCTGTGGTGGTTCCATCATCTCACCAAGGACCATTTTGACTGCTGCTCACTGTTTGAATGG GCGTACAGCATCAAACACTGTCGTTGTGGTTGGAACAAATACATTGAATGCTGGAGGCACCACATATCAAGCCACATCTCTCAAAATTAAAGAAGACTATATTCCTGCATTTATCATTAATGATATTGGATTAGTAATTCTCAGTCAAGATATCGAATTTGGTGATAAAGTAAAAGCAATTGAACTAGGACGAGACTACACTGATGGAGGAGCTACTGTTGTACTTTCTGGATGGGGAACTACATCT tacCCAGGAACGGCTCCTAATGATCTTCAAATCATCAGTCTTTTGACTCAAACCTACGAACAATGTAAGTCAGCGCATTCGAGACTAGTTGTTGAATCTCAAATATGTACTCTGACCAAGGCTGGAGAAGGTGCTTGCCAC GGAGATTCTGGTGGTCCCCTGACAGCTGGTGGAAAAGTTGTGGGCATCGTATCATGGGGCATGCCTTGTGCAATAGGATACCCAGATGTCTTCACCCGAGTTAGTTCGTTCACAGCTTGGATCGATTCAAATAAAGCTTAA